From a single Oreochromis niloticus isolate F11D_XX linkage group LG3, O_niloticus_UMD_NMBU, whole genome shotgun sequence genomic region:
- the LOC112846026 gene encoding protein NLRC3-like, translated as MKKIQKVLSPDYPEYLESKREDNEERRSSREAFVKITLDFLRRMKQEELADRLQSKLPAAICQPNLKSTLKKKFQCVFEGIAKAGNPTLLNQMYTELYITEGGTEEVNDEHEVRQIEAASRKPDRPETTIRQEDIFKASPGRDEPIRTVLTKGVAGIGKTVLTQKYTLDWAEGKANQDIQFIFPFTFRELNVLKEEKFSLVELVHHFFTETKEAGICSFEDFQVVFIFDGLDECRLPLDFHKTTILTDPRKSTSVDVLLINLIRGKLLPSARLWITTRPAAANQIPPDCVGMVTEVRGFTDPQKEEYFKKRFIDQRQASRIISHIKTSRSLHIMCHIPVFCWITATVLEDVLETREGGQLPKTLTEMYIHFLVVQAKVKKVKYDGGAETDPHWSPESRKMIESLGKLAFDQLQKGNLIFYESDLTECGIDIRAASVYSGVFTQIFKEERGLYQNKVFCFIHLSVQEFLAALHVHLTFINSGLNLLREREMTAKLSKIFKKQESKREDVSAETHFYQSAVNKALQSPNGHMDLFLRFLLGLSLQTNQTLLQGLLTQTGSSSQTNQETVQYIKRKLSENLSAEKSINLFHCLNEVNDRFLVKEIQQSLRSGSLSTDKLSPAQWSALAFILLSSEDDLDVFDLQKYSASEEALLRLLPVVKASNKAL; from the exons atgaagaagatccagaaggttctgagtcCAGATTACCCAGAATACTTAGAGAGCAAGAGGGAGGATAACgaggagaggaggagcagcagagaggcCTTTGTGAAAATCAcactggacttcctgaggagaatgaagcaggaggagctggctgaccgtctgcagagca AACTTCCAGCTGCAATTTGTCAACCTAACCTTAAATCCacactgaagaagaagttccagtgtgtgtttgaggggatcgctaaagcaggaaacccaacccttctgaatcagatgtacacagagctctacatcacagagggagggactgaagaggtcaatgatgaacatgaggtcagacagattgaagcagcatccaggaaaccagacagaccagaaacaacaatcagacaagaagacatctttaaagcctcacctggaagagatgaaccaatcagaacagtgctgacaaagggagtggctggcattgggaaaacagtcttaacacagaaatacaccctggactgggctgaaggcAAAGcaaaccaggacatccagttcatatttccattcactttcagagagctgaatgtgctgaaagaggaaaagttcagcttggtggaacttgttcatcacttctttactgaaaccaaagaagcaggaatctgcagctttgaagacttccaggttgtgttcatctttgatggtctggatgagtgtcgacttcctctggacttccacaaaactacaatcctaactgaccctagaaagtccacctcagtggatgtgctgctgataaacctcatcagggggaaactgcttccctctgctcgcctctggataaccacacgacctgcagcagccaatcagatccctcctgactgtgttggcaTGGTTACAGAGGtgagagggttcactgacccacagaaggaggagtacttcaagAAGAGATTCATAGATCAGaggcaggccagcaggatcatctcccacatcaagacatcacgaagcctccacatcatgtgccacatcccagtcttctgctggatcactgctacagttctggaggatgtgctggaaaccagagaaggaggacagctgcccaagaccctgactgagatgtacatccacttcctggtggttcaggccaaagtgaagaaggtcaagtatgatggaggagctgagacagatccacactggagtccagagagcaggaagatgattgagtctctgggaaaactggcttttgatcagctgcagaaaggaaacctgatcttctatgaatcagacctgacagagtgtggcatcgatatcagagcagcctcagtgtactcaggagtgttcacacagatctttaaagaggagagaggactgtaccagaacaaggtgttctgcttcatccatctgagtgttcaggagtttctggctgctcttcatgtccatctgaccttcatcaactctggactcaatctgctgaGAGAGCGAGAAATGACCGCTAAATTgtctaaaatatttaaaaaacaagaatcaaAGAGAGAAGATGTATCTGCAGAGACACACTtctaccagagtgctgtgaacaaggccttacagagtccaaatggacacatggacttgttcctccgcttcctcctgggtctttcactgcagaccaatcagactctcctacaaggcctgctgacacagacaggaagtagctcacagaccaatcaggaaacagttCAGTACATCAAAAGGAaactcagtgagaatctgtctgcagagaaaagcatcaatctgttccactgtctgaatgaagtGAATGATCGTTTTCTGGTtaaggagatccaacagtccctgagatcaggaagtctctccacagataaactgtctcctgctcagtggtcagctctggccttcatcttactgtcatccgAAGatgatctggatgtgtttgaccttcagaaatactctgcttcagaggaggctcttctgaggctgctgccagtggtcaaagcctccaacaaagctctgtga
- the LOC112846147 gene encoding protein NLRC3-like, producing the protein MLLEDNIITFVKNELKKIQKALNPNKPQCLEFQREDDEQRKHSREAFVKITVDFLRRMKQEELADRLQSKLPAAVCHRNLKSALKKKFQCVFEGIAKAGNPTLLNEIYTELYITEGGTAEVNDEHEVRQIETASRKPDRPETTIRQEDIFKASPGRDEPIRTVLTKGVAGIGKTVLTQKYTLDWAEDKANQDIQFIFPFTFRELNVLKEETFSLVELVHHFFIETKEAGICSFEDFQVVFIFDGLDECRLPLDFHKTTILTDPRKSTSVNVLLINLIRGKLLPSARLWITTRPAAANQIPPDCVGMVTEVRGFTDPQKEEYFRKRFRDEEQASRIISHIKTSRSLHIMCHIPVFCWITATVLEDVLETREGGQLPKTLTEMYIHFLVVQAKVKKVKYDGGAETDPHWSPESRKMIESLGKLAFDQLQKGNLIFYESDLTECGIDIRAASVYSGVFTQIFKEERGLYQDKVFCFIHLSVQEFLAALHVHLTFINSGLNLLEQKQTKSTWSILFRKQEPEKEVKSVEKHFYQSAVDKALQSPNGHLDLFLRFLLGLSLQTNHSLLRGLLTQTGSSSQTNQETVQYIKKKLSENLSAEKSINLLHCLIELNDRSLVEEIQQYRTSGSLSTGKLSPAQCSALTFILLSSEEDLDEFDLKKYSASEEALLRMLPVVKASNKAL; encoded by the exons atg ctgctggaggacaacatcattacttttgtgaagaacgagctgaagaagatccagaaggcTCTGAATCCAAATAAGCCCCAGTGCTTGGAGTTTCAGAGGGAGGATGAtgagcagaggaaacacagcagagaggcatttgtgaagatcacagtggacttcctgaggagaatgaagcaggaggagctggctgaccgtctgcagagca aacTTCCTGCTGCAGTTTGTCATCGTAACCTTAAATCTgctctgaagaagaagttccagtgtgtgtttgagggcatcgctaaagcaggaaacccaacccttctgaatgagatctacacagagctctacatcacagagggagggactgcagaggtcaatgatgaacatgaggtcagacagattgaaacagcatccaggaaaccagacagaccagaaacaacaatcagacaagaagacatctttaaagcctcacctggaagagatgaaccaatcagaacagtgctgacaaagggagtggctggcattgggaaaacagtcttaacacagaaatacaccctggactgggctgaagacaaagccaaccaggacatccagttcatatttccattcactttcagagagctgaatgtgctgaaagaggaaacgttcagcttggtggaacttgttcatcacttctttattgaaaccaaagaagcaggaatctgcagctttgaagacttccaggttgtgttcatctttgatggtctggatgagtgtcgacttcctctggacttccacaaaactacaatcctaactgaccctagaaagtccacctcagtgaatgtgctgctgataaacctcatcagggggaaactgcttccctctgctcgcctctggataaccacacgacctgcagcagccaatcagatccctcctgactgtgttggcatggtgacagaggtcagagggttcactgacccacagaaggaggagtacttcaggaagagattcagagatgaggagcaggccagcaggatcatctcccacatcaagacatcacgaagcctccacatcatgtgccacatcccagtcttctgctggatcactgctacagttctggaggatgtgctggaaaccagagagggaggacagctgcccaagaccctgactgagatgtacatccacttcctggtggttcaggccaaagtgaagaaggtcaagtatgatggaggagctgagacagatccacactggagtccagagagcaggaagatgattgagtctctgggaaaactggcttttgatcagctgcagaaaggaaacctgatcttctatgaatcagacctgacagagtgtggcatcgatatcagagcagcctcagtgtactcaggagtgttcacacagatctttaaagaggagagaggactgtaccaggacaaggtgttctgcttcatccatctgagtgttcaggagtttctggctgctcttcatgtccatctgaccttcatcaactctggactcaatctgctggaacagaaacaaacaaaatccaCATGGTCTATATTGTTTCGAAAACAAGAACcagaaaaagaagtaaaatCTGTAGAGAAACACTTCTACCAGAGTGCTGTGGACAaagccttacagagtccaaatggacacctggacttgttcctccgcttcctcctgggtctttcactgcagaccaatcacaGTCTCCTACGAGGCCTGCTGAcgcagacaggaagtagctcacagaccaatcaggaaacagttCAGTACATCAAGAaaaagctcagtgagaatctgtctgcagagaaaagcatcaatctgctccactgtctgattgaactgaatgatcgttctctagtggaggagatccaacaatACAGGActtcaggaagtctctccactggtaaactgtctcctgctcagtgctcagctctgaccttcatcttactgtcatcagaagaagatctggatgagtttgacttgaagaaatactctgcttctgaggaggctcttctgagaatgctgccagtggtcaaagcctccaacaaagctctgtga